CCAGCTGACGCATGGCTGGCACGAGCTCCGGATCACCCGCCGAGGTCCCGGCCTATGGATCGAGATGGATGCCGTGCCAGTGGCTCCGAGTCCCTGCCTGCTGCCGGAGCGCTACAACGGTCATGTCGGCATCATCTCCGCACCTGAGGGCGGTTCTCCGGCACACCTGGAGATCGCCTCAGTCCAGTGGACCGACCTGCCCTACCGGGTCGCACCCATCTCCCCCGATCCAGGACCCGGCGCCATCCAGATCCTGTCGGAGCAGGCCTCCTGCACCGCCGCCCTGAGCCCGGTGTGGATCACCCGCAGCGCAGGGCACCTGGAGGAGGCCCCCCTCAACCAGGACCTTTTCAGGATGCTCCAGCGGCGCTTGGCGCTGGACATCCTTCCGCAGATCAGACTCATGGACGTGGACCATCCAGAGGATGCCGCCTGGCTGGCCACCCTTGCCCAGCGCGCTGCCAAGGCCGGATGGAGCGGCGTGTGCCTGAACCTCAGCGCCCTCCAGGTCCGGGAGCGGGGCCGGTGGGAGCAGGCCGCCCGCAAGATCGAACAGAACACGAAATCCCAGGGAATCCGCATCATCACGCAGGTTTCGAATATGAATGAAGGAGTCCTGCGATGATCCGCAGTCGTCACGCACGCCACTGTCTGGCTCTGCCCTTCCTGGCGACAGCAGGTCTGCTGGCCGCCCCCCAGGGCCAGAACCTGCTGGATCAGGCCCAGCGGCTATACCACGGAGGGCACTTCGCACAGGCGATCGCCGTCTACCGGACTTTCCTTATGGAGAATCCCGCCCATGTCGGGGCTTGGCGGGACTTGGGCTATTGCCAGCAGCGAACCGGGAACCTTGAGGAGGCCTTCCGGGTCTGGGGAAACTTGCTGGCCCTCGACCCCCATGACTCCCTGACTCTCAACGCCCTTGGGGAAGCCCATCTCGCCCGTGGTGACTATCGCAGGGCCCTCGACTTCCTGGAGAGGAGCCTCAAGGTCAAGGGGGACCAGCCCAGGATCAGGATCCGGATCGGCGAAGCCTACCAAGGGCTGGCCTCCTGGGAGAAGGCCGCCAGGACCTATGACTCGCTCCTGCGAAAGGAGCCAGATCGGACGGATCTCCTCCTCAGAAGGGCCGGGCTGGAAGAGGAGCAGGGTCACCTGGAGGCGGCCATCCGGCGCCTTGAAGAGGCTGCCCACCGCCTTCCCGGCAGCCGCGCAGCCTTGAGCCCAACCCTTACCCGGCTCTACGCCACCCTAGGTGATCAGGCCTGCCAAGCGCAGGACTACGCCAAAGCCCAGAAGGCCCTTGAGTCGGGTCTGACCTGGGCCCCGGAGAACCTCCATCTGCAGTCGAGCCTGGGCTGGACCCTCCGGGGCAAGGGGGAACTCCGGGGGGCCATCGTCGCATGGAAGAGGGCCCTGGCCGCCTCCGGGAGGCCTTCAACCAGCCTCCTGAGAGCCATCGGAGAGGCCCAACTGGAGCTGAACGAGCTGGCCGAGGCCCACGAGACCCTGCTGGAGGCACACCGTCTGCTGCCGGATGAGCCCTCCCCCTGCCTCCTGCTCCTGGAGCTCGGTCTGAGGCAGGATGACCAGGCCCAGCAGAATGGGGCCCTCAAGGCGCTCATGGGGATTCCCCAGTTGCCGGGGGAGTGGGCGGATCGGGCCGCCCAGCGCTTTGTGGACAAGGGGCTCGCCCGCAGGGGACTGGAGGCCTTCTCGGCCCTGCCGCTCTCCACGCCCCACCGGGCGAGGGGCATGGCCCGCCTCCATGCAGCCCTCTCTTCGACCGCCAGTCGTGATGGCCACTTGGATGAGGCCGTCCGCCTGGGACGCCTGGCCCTGGAGGAGGATCCCGGCAATCGGCAGGCTCTGAGGGACCTGGGGTGGGCCCTCGCCCGGAAGGGCGACTGGAAGGCCTGCACGGAGATCTGGTCAGCCTACGCCAGTATCCATCCCAACGATGCCCTGGCCTTCGACTTGCTGTCCCAGGCCCACCTTTTCCGGCAGGACTACGTCGCTGCCATCGCCGCTGCCCGGCAGGCCCTGGTGATCTCCCCCGGCCTGAAGAGCGCTCGCCTCCGGCTCCTCAGCGCCTACGCCAGGGACAACCAGGTGGACAAGGCCAGCCGTCTGGGGCGTGAACTGGCAGCCGAGTTCCCTGAGGACCTCCAGGTCCGCTACCGACTGGCTGAGACCCTGACCCGCATCCGGGACCACGCCGAAGCCAGGGAGCAGTGGGCGAAGGCGCGGGCGCTGGATCCCTCCAACCTTCGGCCCGTCATGCAGTGGATCCATGAGAGCTACGCCCTGGAGGACTATGGAGCAGCCCTCGAAGAGGCCCACCGCCTCGCTGGAACCCAAGCCAGCCCTGAGCCGGCCCTGCTCTTCCTGGCCCAGGATGCGGAACTGACAGGCCACTACCAGAAGGCCGCCGCCTGGTACCAGCGGCTTGCCGAAAGGACCCCTACGCAGGATAGGTACTGGTTGCAACAGATCCGCATGCTTCGTCTATCCAACTCCCCCCAGGCTGCTTTGGACACCGTCCAGAAAGGTCTCTCCTTTCAGCCCAAGAGCGCCGCCCTGCGGATGGCCCAGGCCGAAGGGCTCCTCGCCATGGGCCATGCGGAGGCCGCCCTGCCGAGGTTCCAGGAGCTGGCGAGGGAGAATCCTGGCAATGCCTCCGCCTTCCATGGATTGATCAACAGTCTCCTCGGGACACACAGCTATGCCTCGGCACTGGAACAGCTCGACCAGCCCGGGTACCGCAAGAGCTTCTTCAGCGAGTTCGACCGGGACCTCCTCAGGGCTGAGGCCTGCAGCGGCATGGGCCGCACGGAGGAGGCCCGGGGGTTGCTCGCCCGGGTGGCTGAGCCCGGGGACGGGCGGGTCTACCTGCCCATCATCCTCTACCATGGCATCGAGGAACAGGAACGCAGCGCCTCCATCAGCACCGGGAGATTCGAAAGCCAGATGGCCGCCCTGGCCCAAGGGGGCTATACAGCCATCTCCCTGGAGGAGATGACAGAGATGACGGCCGGCAGGAAGCCCTGGCCCAAACGGCCAATCATCATCACCTTCGATGATGCCCGGAGCGATTCCTTCCTGAAGGCCGACCCCATTCTGGCCAAGTACGGACTGAAGGCCAGCATGTTCGTCCCCACAGCCGACTCGGCGGCGACCCAGGATCTCTTCCATGCCAGCTGGCAGACCCTCCGCCGGATGCAGGGGTCAGGACGATGGGAGCTGGAGGGGCATGGCCACGAGGCCCACGACCCCATCCCAGTGGATGCCGAGGGACACACCGGAAAGTTCCTCGTGGACCGGGCCTGGATCCAGGACCTGGAGCGTCCGGAGACCCCCCAGGAGTTCATGGCCCGCTTGGAAGAGGACTACGCCCGCTGCCAGAACACCCTGATCCGGCTTGTCCCCGGCAGCCACCCTGTGGCCTATGCCTTCCCCTACAGTGAAGCCGGGCAGATCAGCGTTGCAGACAACCACCAGGCCACTGCGACCAACGAGCAGGTCTGGCCGCGGCACTTCCGCTTCGGCATGCTCCAGAACAGCAATGGCTACAACGCCATCCTCCCTGGGGAGGGTGAGCCTCGCATTCTCTGGCGCTATGAGCCGGCACGGACCTGGGACGGACAAGAACTCCTGTCCCAATTGTCGAGGGAGCACCCTTCAAATCAGGCCAGGCTGCAGATGAGCAGCCTCAGTCTCTGGCAGGGCCGACTGGAGAACAGCCGTCGCGAACTCCTGGTTCTGGGGGAGGAGATCCCAGCGCTGCGACCCGATATCGAACGGAGGCTCGCAGAGGTGTCCTGGGTCGAGGACAGGCCGCGCGAGGCCGCCATGCACCTCGCAGCCTGCCACGATCTCCTCCCGGCGCAGCCCCCTGCCCAGGA
The sequence above is drawn from the uncultured Holophaga sp. genome and encodes:
- a CDS encoding tetratricopeptide repeat protein, encoding MIRSRHARHCLALPFLATAGLLAAPQGQNLLDQAQRLYHGGHFAQAIAVYRTFLMENPAHVGAWRDLGYCQQRTGNLEEAFRVWGNLLALDPHDSLTLNALGEAHLARGDYRRALDFLERSLKVKGDQPRIRIRIGEAYQGLASWEKAARTYDSLLRKEPDRTDLLLRRAGLEEEQGHLEAAIRRLEEAAHRLPGSRAALSPTLTRLYATLGDQACQAQDYAKAQKALESGLTWAPENLHLQSSLGWTLRGKGELRGAIVAWKRALAASGRPSTSLLRAIGEAQLELNELAEAHETLLEAHRLLPDEPSPCLLLLELGLRQDDQAQQNGALKALMGIPQLPGEWADRAAQRFVDKGLARRGLEAFSALPLSTPHRARGMARLHAALSSTASRDGHLDEAVRLGRLALEEDPGNRQALRDLGWALARKGDWKACTEIWSAYASIHPNDALAFDLLSQAHLFRQDYVAAIAAARQALVISPGLKSARLRLLSAYARDNQVDKASRLGRELAAEFPEDLQVRYRLAETLTRIRDHAEAREQWAKARALDPSNLRPVMQWIHESYALEDYGAALEEAHRLAGTQASPEPALLFLAQDAELTGHYQKAAAWYQRLAERTPTQDRYWLQQIRMLRLSNSPQAALDTVQKGLSFQPKSAALRMAQAEGLLAMGHAEAALPRFQELARENPGNASAFHGLINSLLGTHSYASALEQLDQPGYRKSFFSEFDRDLLRAEACSGMGRTEEARGLLARVAEPGDGRVYLPIILYHGIEEQERSASISTGRFESQMAALAQGGYTAISLEEMTEMTAGRKPWPKRPIIITFDDARSDSFLKADPILAKYGLKASMFVPTADSAATQDLFHASWQTLRRMQGSGRWELEGHGHEAHDPIPVDAEGHTGKFLVDRAWIQDLERPETPQEFMARLEEDYARCQNTLIRLVPGSHPVAYAFPYSEAGQISVADNHQATATNEQVWPRHFRFGMLQNSNGYNAILPGEGEPRILWRYEPARTWDGQELLSQLSREHPSNQARLQMSSLSLWQGRLENSRRELLVLGEEIPALRPDIERRLAEVSWVEDRPREAAMHLAACHDLLPAQPPAQDAALRHRLAWENQPRIQVGGEHLETSEHRLHDRTFLRGTLPLAAPVDLEIQTGTFRFEERGLGTLRGRELEGRASWAPTRHFSTTVWGGLRDFDSIANRRRAGVDLRYSRDAHDLHLGASRDDLDSVAALLAWNRAWNKEARYTLKVARWTFQSSATLASISDGNRMDRERLAALYTPRATPSWQIGFEGQRADSRFHTSRYYTPMAYSAVRLLTAYQQTRQDGSAFRLQLAGGRSDDAINGGRWSGNINLEWVNEWTPRLRSILSASGGSSTGFSYTQVGASAVYRF